The sequence AGATGTTAAGCAACCCTAACCGTGGAGCTTTTAAATGCAGTTGCCAAGATGTCTTGCGATTACATTAGCCTTCTGTTTGCTGGGTTCCCAGCCCACTGAAGCTTCTGAAAAGCAAGATACGATAAGCAAAAAGCAAGCTGTTAAACTTGCAACCGACCAGTACTCAGGTAAAACACTCAAGATCTCCAAACAAGGAGACTATTACGTAGTAAGAATTTTGCTAGATGATGGCCGGATCATAGATTTAAAGGTTCACCAGGTGACGGGCGAAGTGAAGAAGGACTAAGCAATGCGAATTCTTGTAATAGAAGATGATATACAACTGGCAGAAAACCTGCGTACAGCACTAGAAAAAGAGAAGTACAGTGTTGATCTGTGCCACGACGGAGAAAATGGTCTTTTTCACTTAACTGAATATCCATTGGACTTGGCTGTGGTCGACCTCGGTTTACCTAAACTGGATGGCATAGAACTCATTCGCCAAGCACGCGCCAAAGGCATCAAGTTACCTATTTTGATCCTCACTGCACGTGATCGCTGGCAGGAAAAAGTAGAGGGGCTGGATGCCGGAGCCGATGACTATCTGACCAAACCCTTCCATACAGAAGAGCTGATTGCCCGCTGTAATGCCCTGATCCGAAGAAGTGCCGGACAAGCAAACCCGGAGATCAGCATTGGTCCGGTAAAAATACATACACGTTCTCAGCAGGTTTGGGTAGAAGACAGAGAACTCACTCTCACCGCTTACGAATACAAAGTACTGGAATACCTGATGGTCAATCCACTCAAGGTGATTTCAAAATCCGAGCTGACCGAACATATTTACGATCAGGACTTTGACCTTGATTCAAATGTCATTGAAGTGTTTGTACTCAGATTGAGAAAGAAACTGGATCCAGACGGTACACTTAACCCAGTTGAAACGCTCAGAGGCCGAGGCTATAGGTTTAAAAACCAGTGGTAAATCGCGCTCAAATTTCTCTTAAAATAAGGCAAGGATTTATCCTTGTCTTTGTTCTTATCGTTGCACTGCCCGCATTATTTTTCTCCATCGGCCGTGCCTATTACGCCACCCTGGTCGACGCCACAGAAAAAACCCTGGAAGCCCATCTCTACTCGCTTATCTCCGAGGTTGATTTCGTGACCATGGAGATGCCAAACAGTATTTTAGCTCCTGAATTAAATCGTCTTAATTCAGACACCTATGCACTTATTTATCAACAGAACACTCTGGTATGGCACTCAGAGTCGGCAATGAATCTGACCGTCACACCTGACATCTCACAAAGCAAAGCCGGCGCGAAAGAGTTCGAGCGGGTTGAGTACAATCAGGAGCTTTACTGGCAACTTGGCATGACGGTCATTCTGGGCAATGCCAGTCACTCACAGCAGGCCAATTTTATACTGCTGAAGAAAAACT comes from Pseudoalteromonas rubra and encodes:
- a CDS encoding PepSY domain-containing protein → MQLPRCLAITLAFCLLGSQPTEASEKQDTISKKQAVKLATDQYSGKTLKISKQGDYYVVRILLDDGRIIDLKVHQVTGEVKKD
- a CDS encoding response regulator transcription factor; amino-acid sequence: MRILVIEDDIQLAENLRTALEKEKYSVDLCHDGENGLFHLTEYPLDLAVVDLGLPKLDGIELIRQARAKGIKLPILILTARDRWQEKVEGLDAGADDYLTKPFHTEELIARCNALIRRSAGQANPEISIGPVKIHTRSQQVWVEDRELTLTAYEYKVLEYLMVNPLKVISKSELTEHIYDQDFDLDSNVIEVFVLRLRKKLDPDGTLNPVETLRGRGYRFKNQW